The stretch of DNA TCGGGGTCGTGCGTCATGCGCCCCAGCACGGCGCCTATCTGCTGACTTCCCGGGTGTGCTCGCTCGCGTCCGGCTATCACGGCGAACCGAAGGTGGTCGAGGCATCGGCCCCGCTGCTCGACGATCTGACGAAGCGCATCAAATGGCCGGCCGCCCTCGCGATGTACGAAGACAATGCCGTGTTCGTCCGCTACAGCACCATTCCGATTTCGCCGCTCGCGCTGCTGCATTCGACCATCGACATGCGGCTCAGCCTCGTGAGCCGCGCGCTCGGCCGCGCGTACCTCGCGTTCTGCGACAACGACGAACAGGATTTCCTGCTGACCGCGCTGCAATCGTCGAAGTATCCGGAGGACCACTGCGCACAGGACGCCGACTCGATCCGCCGCGTGCTGGACGAGGTTCGCCGCGACGGTTATGCGAAGCGCGACCCCGGCGTGCGGCCGGTCTCGCACACGATCGCGGTGCCGGTGCTGTATGCGAACCGGGTTCAGGCGTCGATCGGCATTACGTTCTTTGCGTCGACCCTGTCGGTGCCGCAGGCCGTCGAACGTTATCTGGACGACCTGCTCGACACCGCCGACCGCATCGCGGCCGCGCTGTCGCAGATGCAGCCGTCGTCGTCCCCCAGCCGGCGCGATAGCCGCAGCGCAGCGGCCAGCACGCCCCGCGTCCTGCGCGACAGATCGGCCGGCGAACCGGCCGGGCGCGCCGTCGCGCTCGCCGAACACGAGCCGCTATGCTGAAGCGAAAGCGGCCCGCTCCCCCTTGAACAACGGAAGCCCCATGGCCGATTTCCTGACCGTTTCCACCGCCGGCCTCGACGCGCCGGATGCGTACCGCCTGCTGACCGGCGCGGTGGTGCCGCGCCCGATTGCGTGGATCACCACGCTCGGTCCGAACGGCGTGTCGAATGCCGCGCCTTTCAGCTCATACAACTTCATTGCGCACAGTCCGCCGATGGTGGCCGTCAACATCGCGCTGCGCGACGGCGAACTCAAGGACACGGCGCGCAACATACGCGCGACCGGCGAGTTCGTGATCAACGTGGTGACCGCCGACACGCTCGACCTGATGCACGAGTGCGGCGCGGAATTCGGCCCGGAAGTGAGCGAGCCGGAGCGGCTGAACATCGCGCTCCTTCCCGGGCAGTTCGTCGGCGCGCCGCGCATCGCGGCGTCGCCGGTCCACATGGAATGCCGGCTCGACCGCTGGATTCCGCTGGGACAAGGCATCAACACGCTGTACATCGGCGAGGTGCTCGCCTTTCACCTGTCCACCGACGTCTACGACGGACGTCACATCGACAGCGCGCGGCTGCGTCCCGTCGCGCGGCTCGGCGGCCCGCACTACGCGCTGATCGACAACATCGTGTCGAGGGCGGCGCGCCACACGGGCGCCAGGCCGCGCCATACCCACGTCCGTCCGCCCGCGTCCGCGGACGACACCGGCCGTTCATAACCACGTCCAGCGGGAAATCGCACCATGAGTTGCAGCGAAGACAAGCTCAGTTCCATCATCGTGCTGGTCCGGGTCGCGGAGTGCAGCAGCTTCACCGAGGCGGCGTTCCGGCTCGGCATGTCGGCGTCGGGCGTCAGCCGCGCGATCGCGCGCCTCGAAAAGCGGCTCGGGGTTCATCTCGTCAAGCGCACGACCCGCGGGCTCAGTCTGACCGACGAAGGCGTGGTGTACGTGGAACGCTGCCGGCTCGTGCTGGCCGAGCTGGAGGACGCCGATGCGCACATCATGAATCAGCGCAGTTCGCCGAGCGGCGTCACGCACGTGCAGATGCCGCCGGCCTTCGCGCGCAAGGTCGTGCTGCCGGCGCTGCCGCAGTTTCTGGAGCGCAACCCGGATCTGCAGGTCGAAGTGGAACTGAGCGGCAGGACGCCCGACCTGGCCGAAGAGTCGATCGACGTCGCGCTGCGCTTCGGCCATCCGCGCGATTCGCGCATCGTCGCGCGCAAGCTCTGCCATATCGCGAGCGTCGTCTGCGCGTCGCCACGCTACCTCGAACGTCACGGCGCGCCGGCGACCCTCGACGACCTGACGCGCCACCGCTGCCTCACGTTCGTGAATCCGCGCACCGGACGGCACGATCAATGGTCGTTCGTCGACGGCGGCCACACGCGATCGGTGCCGGTCCGCCAGGTGCTCAGCTCGAACGACATGCAGACGCTCGTCGATGCGGCCGTCGCGGGGTCCGGGATCGTGAACGTCGCCGACATCAACATCACGGACGAAATCGCGTCAGGCAGGCTGGTCCCCGTGCTGACGGATTACGTGCCGACGCACTACCCGCTTTATCTGCTCTATTTGCCGAACCGGCATCTGACCCGGCGCGTGCGCTGCTTCATCGACTTCATCGTCGACCTGCTGCAAACCGACCCGGCGCGGCCGTGCGTCGACGCGACGGCCCGCGCGGCAGCGGGTTATACGCCCGCGCGCCGCGTCGGGCCGCTTCATTCCGTGTCGTAACAATCCAGCGCGCGGGACAGCGCGTCGACCCATGCGTCGCCGCGCGCCGCGCGCATCAGCGACCGCGTGCGGCTCATGATCGTGCGCGGCACGCCGGCGATGGTCTGCGCCCAGCCGTCGGTCTCCTGCGCGAGCCGCTCGGCTGGAACGACGGCCGTGGCCCAGCCGCGGCCCAGCGCGTCGGCGGCGGACACCGGCGTGCCGCGCGCCAGCAGTTCGAACGCGGCGAGCCGCCCGACGCAATGCGTGAGCAGCGGCGTCACCATGTACGGCGCGATGCCTTTCGAGAGTTCCGGGAACGCGAGGCTCGCCTGCCCGGCCATCACGACGACGTCGCCGCACAGCGCGAGCACGGCGCCCGCGCCGACCGCCGGGCCGTTGACCCCCACCACGACCGGCACGGCCAGGCCGGCGAGGCGCAACTGCACGCTCGCCAGGAGTTCGAGCCGGTTGCGCGCCGCGGACGGATCGCGCCGGCCCTCCATCTCGCGCAGGTCGACGCCGGCGCAGAACACGTTGCCCGCGCCGGTCAGCACGACCGCGTTGACCGACGCGTCCTGCTCCACGCCGGCCAGCACGGTGGACAGCGCGTCGAGCAGCCGCGTATCCAGCGCATTGCGTTTCGACGGCCGGTTGAGCACGATCCGCAACACCGGACCGTGCCGCTCGCTGACCAGCGCCGGCTCGTCGCCGGCCTCGACCGGCGGACCGGATGACGCCGTGGTCTGACTCACGATACGCGTGCCTCCAGGGTCAACTGATGCGGATGTCGGCCGCCTTGATGACCTTCGCCCATTTCTGCGACTCGGCCAACATCATCTGGCGGTACTGGTCCGGCGTGCTGCCCTGGGCGATGGCGCCCTGCAGGCCGATCTTCTGCTTCACGTCCGGCATCGCCAGCACCTTGACGAGGCCGGCGCGAAACTTGTCGGTGATGCCCTGCGGCGTGTTCTGCGGCGCGACGATGCCGTAGTCCGATTCGACCAGCAGTCCGGGCTGGCCCAGTTCGGCCGTGGTCGGCACGCTGGGGATCTGCGGCACGCGCTCCGGCATGCACACGGCCAGAATCCTGATGCCGTGCGAGACGAACGGCAGCAGGCCCGACAGATCGGAGCACAGCAGCTGGATCTCGTTGCTCATCAGCGCCGTCACGGCGGGGGCCGCGCCGGTATACGGCACGTGCACGATGTTGATGCCGGTGAGCTGCCGCAGCAGTTCGGCGCCGAGGTGCGGCGTCGTTCCCACGCCCGCGGAGCCGTAATTGAGCTGCCCCGGCTTGCTCTTTGCCAGCGCGAGCAGTTCGCCGAACGTATTGACCTTCAGCGATTCGTTGACCGCGACGACCTGCGGCACGCGCCCGACGAGGCTCACGTAGTTGATCTGCGACGCGGTGTAAGGCAGTTTCTGCAACTGGGGCAACGCGGTGATCGCGCCGGGAACGCCGAACCCGAACACGGAGCCGTCCGGCGCGGCCTTGATCACGTAATAAAGGCCGATCGATCCGCCCGCCCCACCCTTGTTCTCGACGATCACGGGCTGGCCCAGTTCGTCGCCCAGTTTCGCGGACACGACCCGCGCGAGTCCGTCCACCGGACCGCCGGGCGGATACGGCACAACCAGTCGAACCGGCCGCCTCGGCCAGTCGTCGTCGGCGCGGGCCGCCGGACTCAGGATGGCCGCGCCGGCCATGCCCGCCAGGGCCGTCACGAAGTGGCGTCTCAACATCGTTGTCTCCTTTTGTTTTTGCCGCACTGTTGCACGGTTGCCGCTTATTTCGCGCCGTCTTCCGGCTCCGCCGCGCGCAACGCTTTGGACCACTGCGCATCGTAATCGGCGGGACGCTTTTCGAGGAACGAGGAAAATCCCTCCTGCCACTCCTGCGGGTCCAGGGCTTCGAGCAGCGCGTCGATGCCCGCCCAGTCGTCGGGCGCCGTGCGCCCGAGGCGGCGCTTGACGGCCGCCACCGCGTTGGGCGGACAGGCCGCGATCTGCTGCGCGAGTTCGAGCGCGCGATCGACCAGTTCGGCACCGTCCACGATCTGGTTGACGAGGCCGATCGACTTCGCTTCTTCCACGTCGAAACGCCGCCGCGTCAGGATCAGTTCGAGCGCCTTGCGACGGCCGACGATCTCCGGTAGACGCACCAGCGCGGTCCTCGGCAGCACGCCGAGGCCGAGTTCGGGCATCGCGAAGCGCGCGTTTCCGGAAGCCAGCACGAGGTCCGCGGACAGCAGCAGTTCGATGCCGCCGCCGAGCGCCAGCCCATCGACAGCGGCGATGACGGGGCGAGGGTCGTCGATCAGCGCGCGGAACAGCACGAGCGGCGTCAATGCGTCCGGCGCGGCCTTGCCCGGGTACAGCCAGTCGCCGTTGAGCATCTCGCGGATATCCGCGCCCGCGCAGAAATTGCCGATGCCCGACGCGATCACGAGCGCCCGCGCGCCGCTTGCGCGGCTGCGCCGGATGGCATCGAGCATCGCCTGCACCTGGCGCGTCGACAGCGCGTTGCGATGCGCTTCGTCGTGCATGGCGATCAGCGCCGCATGGCCGTGCATCGACAGGCTGACGCCTTCCAGGGGACCGCTCATCGCTCCTCCCTGCCCGCTGTGCCGGCCACCCGGGTGACCGACGCGTCCACCGCACGCGCTTCTCCGCGGCTGACGGTGACGGGATTCATCTCGATCTGGACCACGTCGTCGTTATCGATAAAGCAGCGGGCCAGCCGGTCCAGCAGAGCGACGGCCGCGTCGAAGCCGGACGCGCCGCGCCGCCCTTCGTGCAGGATCGCGCCGATCGTCGTGCGCTTCAGCGCGCGCGCGAAGGCGGCCGCCGACGCCGGCAGCGGGACGAACTGGACGTCGCCGAGCGCTTCGGTCCAGATGCCGCCGGAGCCCGTCATCAGCAGCGGCCCGAACACGGGATGCACGAACACGCTCGCGATCAGTTCGAGACCCGGCCGGAACTGGCTGAGGATCAGCGACGCGCCTTCGCGCCGCAGACGTTCGGCGGCGTCGGCCAGTTCGTCGGCATTGCGGATGTCCAGCACCACGCCGCCGCTGTCCGAGATATGCGTCTCGGACACGTCCTGCTTGAGCACGACCGGATAACCCAGCGATGCCGCCGCTTGCGCCACGCCATCGGACTGCACGGCGGCAAAACGCGCGACCGGCACGCCGTTGCGTTGCAGGAAGGCCATGCTGTCGCCTTCGCTGAGCGTCACGGCATTGCTCCCGGCGTTCGCGGTCCGCGCTGGCCGGCGCAGCGGTGCTTCGTCGACGCTTGCCGCCCTCATCGCCCGGAAGCAGCGCACCAGCAGATTGGCGCTGCGAAACACCGGGATGCCGGCCTGGGCCAGAATCCCCGGCGATTCCGCGTCGTAGCTGCCGCCGGTCCACAGCAGCACCAGCGGGCGGCCGATCGCGGGCGTGAGCGCCGCGAGGCTCTGGCAGGTCGCCCGGTAGTCCGCCGCCGCGGTGATGATCGGCACGATCGTCGTGACGGACGGATCGTCGGACAGAATCCGGATCGTGTGGTCCTGCAACGTGGGGTCGACGTAACCCTGGGTCGTCAGATCGACGGGGTTCTGCACCGCGATGAACTCGGGCAGCACCTCGCGCAGCCGTCGTTGCGTGGTCTCGGCGAGCGGCGCGAAGCGCATGCCCGACAGATCCACCTGGTCGGAGAACAGCACCACGTTGCCGCCGGAGACGGACAGCGCCGCGATGTCGTCGCCGTTCGCCGCCGTAATGCCCCGCCGCAGCAGGCTCGTACAGCCGACCGCCTCGTCGAGATCGTCCACGAACACGAGGCCGGCGTGCTGCGCACAGTCGCGCGCCACCCGGTAGTCGCCCGCGAGCGACCCCGTATGCGACTTCGCCATCGCCACGCCGGTCTCGCCCCGGCCGACCTTCAACAGCACCACCGGCTTCACGAGCCCGCGCCGCTCCACGACCTCGACCAGCTGCGCGACGATCGCATCGCTTTCGATCAGCATCACGACCACACGGGTCTTCGCATCGTCGAAGAAAAACTCCAGCAGGTCGGCAAACGAGACGCCCGCGGCATTGCCGCTCATCACCAGATAGCTGAGGTCGATGCCGGCCTGCGCCATGAACCACGACGCCGAATACGCAAGGCCGCCGCTCTGCGAGACGATCGCCACGTCACCGCTGTCCGACTGATGCTCCAGGGTCGGCACGCTCGTCGCGAACAGGCCGTCCACGAGGTTCGCGAAACCCATCGAGTTCGGTCCGAGAAACGTCATCTCGCCCGCCGCGTCGACCAGTTCCGCCTGCAGCCGGCTGCCCTCCTCGCCCAGCTCGGCGTAACCGGCGGCGATGATCGTCGCCGAGCGCACGCCCAGCCGGCGGCAGTCGGCGAGCACTTGCGGCACCTGGTCGGCCGGCAGCGCGATCACGCAATGTTCGACCGGCTCGCCGATCGCGTCGAGCGACGGGTAGCAGCGCAGGCCGAACAGTTCCTCCGCGCGCGGGTTCACAGGAAAGATCCGGCCGCTGTAGCGCCCGCGCGCCATGGTGGACAGAATGCGGCCGGAGACTTTCTTGACGGAGGACGACGCGCCGACGATCGCAATCGAGCGGGGACACAGCAGGGTCTGGACAGGGTTCGGATTTTTCATGGTGGATTCGGTCACGGCCGGTTAACCGAGAAGGTTTCTGGCGATCTGGAGGCGGTGCATTTCCGACGTGCCTTCGCCGATCCGGAACGCCCGCGCGTCGCGATACATCCGCTCGACCGGCAGGTCGCACACGTAACCCGCGCCGCCGAAGATCTGCACGACCCGGTCCGCGACCCGGCCGACCATTTCGCTGCCGTACAGCTTCGAGCGCGACGCCGCGATCCGCACGAGCCGGTCGCCGTTGTCGGCCAGCGTGGCCGCGTGATAGGTCAGCAGACGCGCGGCCTGCAATTCCACTTCCGAATCCGCGAGCATGAACTGGATCGCCTGGTGCTCGCCGATCGGCTTGCCGAACGTGACGCGCTGCGTCGCGTAATCGACGGCCAGTTCGAGCAGTTCGGCCGCCATCCCGACATAGCGGCCCGAGTACTGGATGCGGGTCGAGTTGATCGTCGCCATGATGCAGTCGAAGCCTTCGCCGACCTTGCCCAGCACGTGCGCGTCGCTCGCCTCGTAGTCGTCGAGCGAGAACACGCTGAGCGAGCTGCCGTGCCAGCCCATCTTCTTCAGCGTGCGCAGGTAGTGGAACGCCGGGCTCTTGCAGTCGACGATGAACATCGTGTAACGCGAGCGCAACGGCGCGTCCGGGTCCGTCACGGCGAGCAGGATCACGTAGTCCGCCGTCTTCGCGCTCGAAATGAACTGCTTGGTGCCGTTCAAAATCCATTTGTCTCCGTCGCGCCGCGCACGCGTCGCGACCCGGCCGAAATCGGAGCCGGCGTCGGGTTCCGTGATCGCATAGGCCAGCAGCTTGTCGGCCTTCAGGATCGGATCGAGGAACCACTCGCGCTGCTCGGGGTTCACGAACCGCAGGCTGCCCGGCAGATAACCGAGCGTGGCGGCGAGCGGAATCGTCGTGCGCCCGAGTTCTTCGCCGATCACGGCCTGCGCCAGCGCGCCCAGGCCGCCGCCGCCCAGCGCCTCGGGCAGGTTGTGCCCATACAGGCCGAGTTCGACGGACAGCTTGCGCAATTGCCGGTCGACCGCCGGGTCGACTTCGTCCGCTTCGTCGACCTGACGTTCGAGCGGTCTCAGGTTTCGATCGACAAACTGCTTGACGGTTTGCCGGATCATCTCCAGTTCGTGAGGCAACGTGAAATCCATACGACCCTTTGGTTTGCAGATGAAGGAGCCCGCCGACGCGGGCGCGCCGGTCCGGGCAGCGTTGAGGTTTTTGCTGGCTTTCTAGCGATGTTTTTTCGGTTCCGGCGCGACGTAGGGAATGCTGTCCCGCGCCGCCTTGCGCAACGCGCGCACGGAATCGGTCTGCTGCTCTTCCTGTACGTGGGCGAGCAGCCCGCCCGCACGCGAGATGACCGCGAGGCCGCGCATGATGTCCGGCTCGAAGCCCATTTCGAGAAGCAGTGCGCCGATCATGCCGGTGGCGTTGATCGTCAAATGCTTCTGGTAGATGCGATCGACCACGGCCGACAGGGTCAGCAGGAATTCGACGTAACGGCCGGCGAGGCCGGATTCGCGCGCGATGTCGAGCAGCCGCGGCGTGCGCGGATCGTCGGGCTTGTGATGCGGGTGTCCGAAGCCGGGCACCGGCGCGCGGCGCTCGCGGTAGTCGCGGACGAGCCGCTCGCAGTAGTCGGCGGCCGGCTCGCCCGACGCCACGCCGAGCTTCAGCAGTCTGGCGCAGTCCTCCATCGTGCCGGCGAACACGTTGCCGACCGTCACGAGCCCGGCGGTCATCGCAACCTGCACTTCGGACGGCACGCTGTGCGCGGCCAGCCGCGCGATGAGCGCCGACGGCGTGAGGCCGTGCTCCATCAGCGTCACCAGCACGGCGTCGAGCGCCTTCGTTTCGGCCGGCGTCGGGAAACGGTCGCGCAGCAGAAAGAAAACCATCTCGGTATAACTATGCTTGCCGATCAACTCGTCAACGAGGTCGTAGCCCCGGATTTCGATCCGGTCGATCAGCACGTTGGCGATGTGGGTTTGCGCGTCGGACATGGTGTAAAAAGGCTGGACGTGAAGGTCTGCGGAAGACCGCAGCGGGAATGGGCCGGATGCGGTGCCCTGGGAAGGATGTCTCGTTCGTCGTAATTTGAATCGAGTGTAAGCAGCGCCGGCAGCGCCGGAAAGCGGCTGCCGATCAATTCAGCTGTGACAACAAATCAACGGGAGTTGGGGCGTTTCCCGCGGCCGGCATGGGCTGGCGTGGCCGCATTGACGGTTGATCTTGCGAGATCCTTTCCGGGGACCACCGGATGTCGCCTGCCGGGAGCAAGGCTCCACGGATTCAGTCGCGCCGCAACATGCGCGATGGCGTCGAACGGCCACGCACGAGCCGCTGGATCGGCTATCTAAAACGGCTCATTGCAGATAGATTGCGATCACCATATAATTGACCTATCGAATCGGCGGAGAGCTTCATGAGGGTCAGTCGCGCGCAGGCGGAAGAGAATCGGCAGGCGGTCATCGAGTCGGCCGGCCAGTTATTCCGTCAACATGGTTTCGACGGGGTCGGCTTGAACGATCTGATGGGGGCTGTGGGCCTCACCCAGGGCGGGTTCTACAAACAGTTCAAGTCGAAAGACGACCTGGCGGTTCAGGCCTGCGACCGCGTTCTGGCGGTCAGCGCGGAACGATTGACCCGCATGGTCGACGACAGCGGCGATGATCCGCTGGCCGCCATAGTCAGCCAGTATCTGTCGTGCACCCATCGCGACCGGATCGGTGAAGGCTGCATCTTCCCCGCACTCGGCACCGATGCCGCACGGCATAGTCCGGAATTGATCCGAAGTTTCGAAGCCGGCATCCGGTCGTATCTGAAGGTCCTCGACCGTGCCGCGGAGGCTTCGTCCCCGGACAGGCCAGAGAAGGACCCCACCGTCGTGCTCTCGACGATGGTGGGCGCCCTTTTGTTGTCCCGCCTCGTCGAAGACGAAGCGCTTTCCCGCCGGATACTCGATGCGGCGACGCGCAGCCTTATCGGGGGCAATGACAGTCCCGAAGCGGACGCCCGTTAACTCTCGGGGCTGACTGCTCGGCCCAGGAAATACGGCCCAATACAGGTTCGCCATTCTTGACGGCGTGCCGCACGC from Paraburkholderia caballeronis encodes:
- a CDS encoding DNA-binding transcriptional regulator, with protein sequence MASFPPVQSVVRAMQLLQALNTRPVSTIDVLHKQTGIPKPSLVRLLQTFAEIGVVRHAPQHGAYLLTSRVCSLASGYHGEPKVVEASAPLLDDLTKRIKWPAALAMYEDNAVFVRYSTIPISPLALLHSTIDMRLSLVSRALGRAYLAFCDNDEQDFLLTALQSSKYPEDHCAQDADSIRRVLDEVRRDGYAKRDPGVRPVSHTIAVPVLYANRVQASIGITFFASTLSVPQAVERYLDDLLDTADRIAAALSQMQPSSSPSRRDSRSAAASTPRVLRDRSAGEPAGRAVALAEHEPLC
- a CDS encoding flavin reductase family protein produces the protein MADFLTVSTAGLDAPDAYRLLTGAVVPRPIAWITTLGPNGVSNAAPFSSYNFIAHSPPMVAVNIALRDGELKDTARNIRATGEFVINVVTADTLDLMHECGAEFGPEVSEPERLNIALLPGQFVGAPRIAASPVHMECRLDRWIPLGQGINTLYIGEVLAFHLSTDVYDGRHIDSARLRPVARLGGPHYALIDNIVSRAARHTGARPRHTHVRPPASADDTGRS
- a CDS encoding LysR family transcriptional regulator — encoded protein: MSCSEDKLSSIIVLVRVAECSSFTEAAFRLGMSASGVSRAIARLEKRLGVHLVKRTTRGLSLTDEGVVYVERCRLVLAELEDADAHIMNQRSSPSGVTHVQMPPAFARKVVLPALPQFLERNPDLQVEVELSGRTPDLAEESIDVALRFGHPRDSRIVARKLCHIASVVCASPRYLERHGAPATLDDLTRHRCLTFVNPRTGRHDQWSFVDGGHTRSVPVRQVLSSNDMQTLVDAAVAGSGIVNVADINITDEIASGRLVPVLTDYVPTHYPLYLLYLPNRHLTRRVRCFIDFIVDLLQTDPARPCVDATARAAAGYTPARRVGPLHSVS
- a CDS encoding enoyl-CoA hydratase/isomerase family protein gives rise to the protein MSQTTASSGPPVEAGDEPALVSERHGPVLRIVLNRPSKRNALDTRLLDALSTVLAGVEQDASVNAVVLTGAGNVFCAGVDLREMEGRRDPSAARNRLELLASVQLRLAGLAVPVVVGVNGPAVGAGAVLALCGDVVVMAGQASLAFPELSKGIAPYMVTPLLTHCVGRLAAFELLARGTPVSAADALGRGWATAVVPAERLAQETDGWAQTIAGVPRTIMSRTRSLMRAARGDAWVDALSRALDCYDTE
- a CDS encoding Bug family tripartite tricarboxylate transporter substrate binding protein, giving the protein MLRRHFVTALAGMAGAAILSPAARADDDWPRRPVRLVVPYPPGGPVDGLARVVSAKLGDELGQPVIVENKGGAGGSIGLYYVIKAAPDGSVFGFGVPGAITALPQLQKLPYTASQINYVSLVGRVPQVVAVNESLKVNTFGELLALAKSKPGQLNYGSAGVGTTPHLGAELLRQLTGINIVHVPYTGAAPAVTALMSNEIQLLCSDLSGLLPFVSHGIRILAVCMPERVPQIPSVPTTAELGQPGLLVESDYGIVAPQNTPQGITDKFRAGLVKVLAMPDVKQKIGLQGAIAQGSTPDQYRQMMLAESQKWAKVIKAADIRIS
- a CDS encoding enoyl-CoA hydratase/isomerase family protein, whose amino-acid sequence is MSGPLEGVSLSMHGHAALIAMHDEAHRNALSTRQVQAMLDAIRRSRASGARALVIASGIGNFCAGADIREMLNGDWLYPGKAAPDALTPLVLFRALIDDPRPVIAAVDGLALGGGIELLLSADLVLASGNARFAMPELGLGVLPRTALVRLPEIVGRRKALELILTRRRFDVEEAKSIGLVNQIVDGAELVDRALELAQQIAACPPNAVAAVKRRLGRTAPDDWAGIDALLEALDPQEWQEGFSSFLEKRPADYDAQWSKALRAAEPEDGAK
- a CDS encoding acetate--CoA ligase family protein encodes the protein MKNPNPVQTLLCPRSIAIVGASSSVKKVSGRILSTMARGRYSGRIFPVNPRAEELFGLRCYPSLDAIGEPVEHCVIALPADQVPQVLADCRRLGVRSATIIAAGYAELGEEGSRLQAELVDAAGEMTFLGPNSMGFANLVDGLFATSVPTLEHQSDSGDVAIVSQSGGLAYSASWFMAQAGIDLSYLVMSGNAAGVSFADLLEFFFDDAKTRVVVMLIESDAIVAQLVEVVERRGLVKPVVLLKVGRGETGVAMAKSHTGSLAGDYRVARDCAQHAGLVFVDDLDEAVGCTSLLRRGITAANGDDIAALSVSGGNVVLFSDQVDLSGMRFAPLAETTQRRLREVLPEFIAVQNPVDLTTQGYVDPTLQDHTIRILSDDPSVTTIVPIITAAADYRATCQSLAALTPAIGRPLVLLWTGGSYDAESPGILAQAGIPVFRSANLLVRCFRAMRAASVDEAPLRRPARTANAGSNAVTLSEGDSMAFLQRNGVPVARFAAVQSDGVAQAAASLGYPVVLKQDVSETHISDSGGVVLDIRNADELADAAERLRREGASLILSQFRPGLELIASVFVHPVFGPLLMTGSGGIWTEALGDVQFVPLPASAAAFARALKRTTIGAILHEGRRGASGFDAAVALLDRLARCFIDNDDVVQIEMNPVTVSRGEARAVDASVTRVAGTAGREER
- a CDS encoding acyl-CoA dehydrogenase family protein, yielding MPHELEMIRQTVKQFVDRNLRPLERQVDEADEVDPAVDRQLRKLSVELGLYGHNLPEALGGGGLGALAQAVIGEELGRTTIPLAATLGYLPGSLRFVNPEQREWFLDPILKADKLLAYAITEPDAGSDFGRVATRARRDGDKWILNGTKQFISSAKTADYVILLAVTDPDAPLRSRYTMFIVDCKSPAFHYLRTLKKMGWHGSSLSVFSLDDYEASDAHVLGKVGEGFDCIMATINSTRIQYSGRYVGMAAELLELAVDYATQRVTFGKPIGEHQAIQFMLADSEVELQAARLLTYHAATLADNGDRLVRIAASRSKLYGSEMVGRVADRVVQIFGGAGYVCDLPVERMYRDARAFRIGEGTSEMHRLQIARNLLG
- a CDS encoding citryl-CoA lyase; this encodes MSDAQTHIANVLIDRIEIRGYDLVDELIGKHSYTEMVFFLLRDRFPTPAETKALDAVLVTLMEHGLTPSALIARLAAHSVPSEVQVAMTAGLVTVGNVFAGTMEDCARLLKLGVASGEPAADYCERLVRDYRERRAPVPGFGHPHHKPDDPRTPRLLDIARESGLAGRYVEFLLTLSAVVDRIYQKHLTINATGMIGALLLEMGFEPDIMRGLAVISRAGGLLAHVQEEQQTDSVRALRKAARDSIPYVAPEPKKHR
- a CDS encoding TetR/AcrR family transcriptional regulator — translated: MRVSRAQAEENRQAVIESAGQLFRQHGFDGVGLNDLMGAVGLTQGGFYKQFKSKDDLAVQACDRVLAVSAERLTRMVDDSGDDPLAAIVSQYLSCTHRDRIGEGCIFPALGTDAARHSPELIRSFEAGIRSYLKVLDRAAEASSPDRPEKDPTVVLSTMVGALLLSRLVEDEALSRRILDAATRSLIGGNDSPEADAR